One genomic region from Silvibacterium dinghuense encodes:
- a CDS encoding rhodanese-like domain-containing protein translates to MSLFVLLLAIALLRLLRTQRERRDLDAHCIEPKDLHALVASGASVYLYDLRQPLDLFIDAETIPGSRRIAPHEILADPQLIPADQDAVVYCTCPGEETSRKIVQRALSMGFTRVRLLRGGLAAWKAAGYPVEPYRGQISLEPAEPAS, encoded by the coding sequence GTGAGCCTGTTTGTCCTGCTTCTGGCGATTGCGCTCCTGCGCCTGCTCCGCACCCAGCGGGAGCGTCGCGATCTCGACGCCCATTGCATTGAGCCGAAAGACCTTCACGCCCTGGTCGCGAGCGGCGCTTCCGTCTATCTCTACGACCTGCGCCAGCCCCTCGATCTTTTCATCGACGCTGAAACTATTCCCGGCTCGCGCCGCATCGCGCCGCACGAGATCCTCGCCGATCCGCAGCTCATCCCTGCCGATCAGGACGCCGTCGTCTACTGCACCTGCCCGGGTGAAGAGACCAGCCGCAAGATTGTTCAGCGCGCTCTTTCGATGGGCTTTACCCGTGTCCGTCTCCTGCGCGGAGGTCTCGCCGCCTGGAAGGCCGCCGGCTACCCCGTCGAGCCCTATCGCGGCCAGATCAGCCTCGAACCCGCAGAGCCCGCCAGCTAG
- a CDS encoding DUF488 domain-containing protein, with the protein MIQIKRAYLPAEPADGARFLVDRLWPRGIKKEDLPLQEWLKDVAPSNELRHWFHHDPERWPEFRTRYRAELAEHPETWQPLLELARHHTVTLVYAGKDPLHNNALVLQEFLEHKISPRKS; encoded by the coding sequence ATGATCCAGATCAAGCGCGCCTACCTGCCCGCCGAACCAGCTGACGGAGCCCGTTTCCTTGTCGACCGCCTCTGGCCACGCGGCATCAAAAAGGAAGACCTTCCTCTGCAGGAATGGCTCAAGGACGTGGCTCCCAGCAACGAGCTGCGCCACTGGTTCCACCATGATCCCGAGCGCTGGCCCGAGTTCCGCACCCGCTATCGCGCCGAGCTGGCAGAGCATCCCGAAACCTGGCAGCCGCTCCTAGAACTCGCCCGTCATCATACGGTCACGCTCGTCTATGCCGGGAAGGACCCGCTGCACAACAACGCCCTTGTGTTGCAGGAGTTCCTCGAGCACAAAATCTCCCCGCGCAAATCCTGA
- a CDS encoding class I SAM-dependent methyltransferase, whose translation MKERKAAAHEVAAAWETNADAWSRHTRSGYDVYRDALHTPAFLAALPPVAGLQGLDIGCGEGANTRALARLGARMQGVDIAPTFVRYAEEAERAEPLGIQYRQGDGMALPFADRSFDFATAFMSLMDMPEPGRALAEARRVLRPGGFLQCTILHPCFVPPSRRVLRDEQGQAFAVQVADYFRNPDGEVERWWFSTLPAELRQKDAAFQTPVFHHTLGAWVEMVVSAGLVLEAMIEPSASEEVAAQHPVVADTRIVPLALIIRARCRA comes from the coding sequence ATGAAGGAGCGGAAAGCGGCAGCGCACGAGGTAGCCGCGGCGTGGGAGACAAATGCGGATGCCTGGTCGCGGCATACGCGATCGGGATACGACGTCTATCGCGATGCGCTGCACACGCCGGCATTCCTCGCGGCGCTGCCTCCGGTGGCGGGGCTGCAGGGGCTGGACATCGGCTGCGGCGAAGGCGCGAACACCCGGGCGCTGGCCCGGCTGGGTGCCCGCATGCAGGGCGTGGATATTGCTCCGACCTTCGTGCGCTACGCCGAAGAGGCAGAGCGGGCTGAGCCGCTGGGCATCCAGTACCGCCAGGGCGACGGCATGGCCCTGCCCTTCGCCGACCGGAGCTTCGACTTTGCCACCGCCTTCATGTCTCTGATGGATATGCCGGAACCGGGGCGGGCGCTTGCGGAGGCGCGGCGCGTGCTGCGGCCGGGAGGCTTTCTGCAATGCACGATCCTGCACCCGTGCTTTGTGCCACCTTCACGCAGGGTGCTGCGCGACGAACAGGGGCAGGCCTTTGCCGTGCAAGTGGCCGACTACTTCCGCAATCCGGACGGCGAGGTGGAGCGCTGGTGGTTCTCGACGCTGCCCGCGGAGCTGCGGCAGAAAGATGCGGCCTTCCAGACGCCGGTCTTTCATCACACGCTGGGTGCGTGGGTGGAGATGGTTGTCTCAGCCGGATTGGTGCTGGAAGCCATGATCGAGCCAAGTGCCAGCGAAGAGGTCGCCGCGCAGCATCCGGTAGTGGCCGACACGCGCATCGTACCGCTGGCTCTGATCATACGAGCCCGCTGCCGGGCGTAG
- a CDS encoding type 1 glutamine amidotransferase — MPMHWGILQHVEFEGPGLLLAEIERRGFTARMVRLDLEQSLPVVEDLDGLIVMGGPMGVYEQDRYTHIAPEIALLKAVIAAGKPVLGVCLGSQLLAAALGARVYPGIDSGLPQEIGFGSVALTAEAAHDPVFAAASSPWPVFHWHGDTFDLPAGATLLASSSVYPHQAFRYAANVYGLQFHVEPSAATWADWQPHLAAERYPSAEQQQLLENTGKVLIRRLFDVFSATSGSARPAAQPVTQESLA; from the coding sequence ATGCCGATGCATTGGGGTATCCTGCAGCACGTGGAGTTCGAAGGCCCGGGCCTTCTGCTCGCCGAAATCGAGCGCCGGGGCTTTACCGCGCGCATGGTCCGTCTCGATCTCGAGCAGTCTCTCCCTGTCGTCGAAGACCTCGACGGCCTCATCGTCATGGGTGGCCCCATGGGCGTTTACGAGCAGGATCGCTACACGCACATCGCGCCAGAGATTGCCCTGCTCAAAGCGGTCATCGCCGCAGGCAAGCCTGTCCTCGGTGTCTGTCTCGGATCGCAGCTGCTCGCCGCCGCGCTTGGCGCCCGCGTCTATCCCGGCATCGACTCCGGCCTGCCGCAGGAGATCGGCTTCGGCTCCGTTGCGCTCACCGCCGAGGCTGCGCACGATCCTGTCTTTGCCGCTGCGTCCTCGCCATGGCCCGTCTTCCACTGGCATGGCGATACCTTCGACCTGCCTGCCGGAGCCACGCTGCTTGCCTCGTCGTCCGTCTATCCGCACCAGGCTTTCCGCTATGCGGCGAATGTCTACGGTCTGCAGTTCCACGTCGAGCCTTCGGCTGCAACGTGGGCAGACTGGCAGCCGCATCTCGCCGCGGAGCGCTATCCTTCCGCTGAGCAGCAGCAACTCCTCGAGAACACCGGCAAAGTCCTTATCCGCCGCCTCTTCGATGTCTTCAGCGCGACTTCGGGCAGCGCCCGGCCCGCAGCGCAGCCTGTCACACAGGAGTCTCTCGCATGA
- a CDS encoding DHA2 family efflux MFS transporter permease subunit, whose protein sequence is MSAAVESGNRLWLIAGAVILAPFMEVLDTSIANVALPYMAGSLSASEDEAIWVLTSYLVANAVVLPMSGWLSGRLGRKRFYLLSVAMFTASSLLCGMAPTLGLLILFRIIQGLGGGGLQPSTQAILADTFPKERLAAAFTLYSVVIVLAPTLGPVLGGWLSDHWGWRWIFFLNVPCGAAAYLLNRALQPEANLPHAAQAHAEHCESQARNTDWSGLAGIALGLGCLEFVLDRGERLDWFGSRAITVAAIVSAVALAWLVYHELFRAKAPVLQLHMLRNRNFALANGIVFSTYFARYASTALLPEFTHDMLGYTATDSGLVLSPGSLSLLLFLPLTTWLMKRVDARALIFGGLMLTGYAFWRLSGIELGIDYATIVRLRILESVAVGLFLTPLSVLAFSRLASGKNDAAASLYGLSRNLGSAIGISVVNTMLVRRAQVHASYLSAQVTATSLPALDAVQSTSAHLTTLGGDAPAQAGMRALGAMYHELGRQAEMLCYVDCFHLLMGISLAAAPFALLFAVKKRA, encoded by the coding sequence ATGAGCGCGGCGGTCGAGAGCGGAAACCGGCTATGGCTGATTGCGGGAGCGGTGATCCTGGCGCCATTCATGGAAGTGCTGGACACCTCGATTGCGAACGTGGCGCTGCCCTACATGGCGGGGAGCCTGTCGGCATCCGAAGATGAAGCGATCTGGGTGCTGACCTCGTACCTGGTTGCGAATGCCGTGGTGCTGCCGATGAGCGGATGGCTCAGCGGGCGGCTGGGACGCAAGCGGTTCTACCTGCTGTCGGTGGCGATGTTCACGGCCAGCTCGCTGCTGTGCGGCATGGCGCCGACGCTGGGACTGCTGATTCTCTTCCGCATCATTCAAGGCCTGGGTGGCGGCGGACTGCAGCCGTCAACGCAGGCCATCCTCGCCGACACGTTTCCGAAGGAGCGGCTGGCCGCGGCCTTCACGCTGTACTCGGTGGTGATCGTGCTGGCTCCCACGCTGGGACCGGTGCTAGGTGGCTGGCTCAGCGATCACTGGGGCTGGCGATGGATCTTCTTTCTGAATGTGCCCTGCGGCGCTGCGGCGTACCTGCTCAACCGCGCCTTGCAGCCGGAGGCGAACCTGCCGCATGCAGCACAGGCTCACGCGGAACACTGCGAATCTCAAGCTCGAAATACCGACTGGAGCGGGCTTGCAGGCATTGCCCTCGGGCTCGGGTGCCTGGAGTTTGTCCTCGATCGCGGCGAGCGGCTCGACTGGTTCGGCTCGCGGGCCATCACGGTAGCGGCCATCGTCTCGGCTGTGGCGCTGGCGTGGCTCGTGTATCACGAGCTGTTCCGCGCCAAAGCTCCGGTACTGCAACTGCACATGTTAAGGAATCGCAACTTCGCGCTGGCCAACGGGATCGTCTTCTCGACCTACTTTGCGCGCTACGCGAGCACGGCGCTGTTGCCGGAGTTCACGCACGACATGCTGGGCTACACGGCAACAGACAGCGGGCTGGTGCTCTCGCCGGGATCGCTCTCGCTGCTGCTCTTTCTGCCGCTGACGACGTGGCTGATGAAGCGCGTGGATGCGCGGGCGCTGATCTTCGGCGGCCTGATGCTGACGGGCTACGCCTTCTGGCGGCTGAGCGGGATCGAGCTGGGCATCGACTACGCGACGATCGTGCGGCTGCGCATTCTGGAGAGCGTGGCGGTGGGACTGTTTCTCACCCCGCTGAGCGTGCTGGCGTTTTCGCGGCTGGCCTCGGGCAAGAACGACGCGGCCGCCTCGCTCTACGGGCTCTCGCGCAATCTCGGCTCGGCCATCGGCATTTCCGTGGTGAACACCATGCTGGTGCGGCGCGCGCAGGTGCACGCCAGCTATCTCTCGGCGCAGGTGACGGCAACGTCTCTGCCCGCGCTCGATGCCGTCCAGAGCACGAGTGCTCACCTGACCACGCTCGGTGGAGACGCTCCGGCGCAGGCAGGGATGCGCGCACTGGGCGCGATGTACCACGAGCTGGGACGCCAGGCGGAAATGCTGTGCTACGTGGACTGCTTCCATCTGCTGATGGGGATTTCGCTGGCAGCAGCACCCTTCGCACTGCTGTTCGCGGTGAAGAAGAGGGCGTAA
- a CDS encoding AraC family transcriptional regulator, with the protein MKTEAIDLRTDADLAACLRVRRPVAALAFDYAAGERIPAHQHTKAQLIYAVEGSLIVTTAEGHWALLPTRAIWVPAHTRHITRMRGPAGTKVRMRTVFFDDSVRPPASTCAVVRVSPLLRELIVALCDIQRQEPRLYRPQSRAALIAPLLIAELRLWQVLPLHLPWPREPRLRRICHALQQSPSLHGSMDHWAAGESISSRTLARLFRAELGMSFDDWRSQLLLLEAQIRLAQGQSSQRVARALGYASPAAFSAMFRRATGHSPVEHKKSLHRV; encoded by the coding sequence ATGAAGACAGAAGCTATCGATTTACGGACAGACGCCGATCTTGCCGCATGCCTGCGTGTGCGCCGTCCTGTCGCCGCGCTGGCCTTCGACTACGCTGCCGGCGAGCGCATTCCGGCGCACCAGCACACCAAGGCGCAGCTCATCTACGCCGTCGAAGGCTCCTTGATCGTCACCACCGCGGAAGGCCACTGGGCCCTGCTGCCCACGCGCGCCATCTGGGTTCCCGCGCACACCCGCCACATCACGCGCATGCGCGGCCCCGCCGGCACAAAGGTTCGCATGCGCACGGTCTTCTTCGACGATTCGGTGCGTCCGCCCGCCTCCACCTGCGCGGTCGTGCGCGTCTCGCCGCTGCTGCGCGAGCTCATCGTCGCGCTGTGCGATATCCAGCGGCAGGAGCCGCGCCTCTACCGCCCGCAGAGCCGCGCCGCACTCATCGCGCCGCTGCTCATCGCCGAGCTGCGCCTCTGGCAGGTGCTGCCGCTGCATCTGCCCTGGCCGCGCGAGCCGCGTCTTCGACGCATCTGCCACGCGCTGCAGCAGAGTCCATCGCTCCATGGCTCGATGGATCACTGGGCCGCGGGCGAATCCATCAGCAGCCGCACGCTCGCGCGCCTCTTCCGCGCCGAGCTGGGCATGAGCTTCGACGACTGGCGTTCGCAGCTCCTGCTGCTCGAAGCCCAGATCCGTCTCGCCCAGGGGCAGTCCTCGCAGCGCGTCGCCCGCGCTCTCGGCTACGCCAGCCCCGCGGCCTTCTCCGCCATGTTCCGCCGCGCGACCGGCCACTCGCCGGTCGAACATAAGAAGTCTCTCCATAGGGTGTAG